A portion of the Papilio machaon chromosome Z, ilPapMach1.1, whole genome shotgun sequence genome contains these proteins:
- the LOC123723454 gene encoding protein furry-like: MPEYGGYFALLTEYLPDSNQPISGFHRCNVAVMLLCDVVLDGVEIDWSIHVPLMLHIVFLGMDHTRWIVHQHCRQLLLNLLVAVAAHHDHLTVARTLLASRSAQLGLAVTAPSLPLLQHNFTEPDATFDKTTQCAHSPRATPRSLSTDPQVTPEGEADKYPSLPVIITGEAEAGEAEGEGGLEAGDKGEAELPVADVIKSLVHFLANRPTHMPLWQYEDITAKVWSLRSCQQMATLLRHTLRVFRESLPHALVSERWAQTALQLGLSCPSRHYAGRSLQVFRFIGVAMTGRMVTDILSRLVETVAEQGEDMQGYVTELLLTLEAAVDSLESNFRPLDYMRDIFKSTPNLNNKDGGQQPNGTPFTAGKRSPGVCVGCASNHTRSTSYSVSAPYCVRKPNAPPTNADKQSHDRSRPCSDSSKGCSNLCRSRSAQSLKLLGDSATQDDKLTILATLFWVGASLLESDYEHEFLLGVRLLARVMARLPLDRPDARDRLDRTQAHAAPALHSLLLKGCTHPNTYEPVVGVLADMIPLLELPVIDPTQSMAFPMTVVALLPYMLLHYEDATELCVRAACHIAQFTAEKSKKLENLGTVMTLYSRRTFSKESFQWTKCVVKYLWDTYSHLSLQMLAFLVEVLEKGAASLQPAVLSILHCMLHYVELNAPAAQSVNADLLRAVSKFIGQDNNNYKEAMKILKLVVTRCSTLVVPPHWDSHASSILDTDLHGKKELPGRTMDFTFDLSQTPVIGRKYLPKSGSQPPTGPSSLSNASSTTPDKGSSTSGSASTVVGPESGGRCAGAGSSVAGAGAGAHSAASPRRSLSLSPADALASGWKRPWMSQSRVRECLVNLLTTCGQRVGLPKSPSDDLITTLCSKVIFSQSSELLERESSMTSSLEEVSGTPGNEPSGGAPPTDHFGVFKDFDFLEYESESIEGESSDNFNWGVRRRLPSEERPAAGSGAGTSALDRSPPPQRARHHHHRLLGHEDSSDEEGVWEEGGARGDADASGAGAGAGGGAHELMLRTRAHSFSSASSGEPDGERGDVTPVPSGGGGGGGVSGGVAASIACVATSAALRDAWRCSVAALLRHAAHLPPVALVHRLHTVLKEVTCKTVSVCGESALGGAGAGELAAVVARLAGEEPPLLWAGPAAADCARVRDAVRFAALEINEHLETYFDRREHALEMLELSRSGEETARSLYKLIFQLLLLLETNNKMVVAVYHAALDNRGVEMSAAVCAVRNALAASAADSWGEIGEVCEGAERGEGGEVSTSSSPAPTHHDDAKLSHLMQRQRWAAALALVRERNAERILERGELPEDDITSLLHVYCKGLAQAHPEMVAITRPVNELSQNLSFMMESLYKVSVALQRQDY, from the exons ATGCAACGTCGCGGTGATGTTGCTATGTGACGTGGTACTGGACGGCGTCGAGATCGACTGGTCCATACATGTACCACTTATGCTGCATATAGTATTTCTTGGAATGGACCATACAAG ATGGATAGTGCACCAGCACTGCCGGCAGCTGCTGCTGAACCTGCTGGTGGCGGTGGCGGCGCACCACGACCACCTGACGGTCGCGCGCACGCTGCTCGCCAGCCGCAGCGCCCAGCTCGGCCTCGCGGTCACCGCGCCCTCCCTGCCGCTGCTGCAGCACAATTTCACTG agcCGGACGCGACATTTGATAAGACGACGCAATGCGCTCACTCCCCGCGCGCTACCCCACGCTCCCTTAGCACTGATCCCCAAGTCACACCTGAAG GTGAGGCGGACAAGTACCCGTCGTTGCCGGTGATCATAACCGGCGAGGCTGAGGCGGGTGAGGCGGAGGGCGAGGGCGGGCTGGAGGCGGGGGACAAGGGGGAGGCGGAGTTGCCCGTCGCTGACGTCATCAAGTCCCTGGTGCACTTCCTTGCCAACAGGCCCACGCACATGCCCCTGTGGCAATATGAAGACATCACAGCTAAAG TGTGGAGCTTGCGCAGCTGCCAGCAGATGGCGACGTTGTTGCGACACACGCTGCGAGTATTCCGCGAGTCTCTGCCTCACGCGCTGGTGTCTGAGAGGTGGGCGCAGACCGCGCTGCAGCTCGGCCTCTCCTGCCCCTCCAGACACTACGCAGGAAGATCCCTGCAG GTGTTCCGTTTCATCGGAGTGGCGATGACGGGTCGCATGGTGACGGACATCCTGTCTCGTCTCGTGGAAACGGTGGCGGAGCAGGGCGAGGATATGCAGGGCTACGTCACGGAACTGCTTCTGACTCTGGAAGCTGCGGTCGACTCCCTCGAATCCAATTTCCGACCGCTCGACTATATGCGCGACATCTTCAAGTCTACACCGAACCTGAACAACAAGGATGGCGGACAGCAACCCAACGGAACACCATTTACCGCAG GCAAGCGGTCGCCGGGCGTATGCGTCGGTTGTGCGAGCAATCACACACGCAGCACGAGTTACTCCGTGTCCGCGCCATATTGTGTGCGCAAACCCAACGCCCCGCCCACCAACGCGGACAAACAGTCACACG ATCGCAGTCGACCGTGCAGCGACTCATCCAAAGGATGTTCGAACTTGTGCCGCTCACGATCCGCGCAGTCTCTCAAGCTGCTTGGAGACAGTGCAACGCAG gACGACAAACTGACGATCCTGGCGACGTTGTTCTGGGTCGGTGCGTCACTCCTGGAGTCTGACTACGAGCATGAGTTCCTGCTGGGAGTGCGGCTGCTGGCTCGTGTCATGGCCCGTTTGCCTCTCGACCGGCCCGATGCCCGCGACCGCCTCGACCGCACACAAGCGCACGCCGCGCCCGCCCTCCACTCACTCCTCCTCAAG GGTTGTACTCATCCCAACACATACGAGCCGGTAGTTGGTGTGTTAGCGGATATGATCCCACTGTTGGAGCTCCCCGTGATTGATCCCACTCAGTCCATGGCCTTCCCCATGACTGTGGTGGCATTGTTGCCATACATGTTGTTACACTATGAGGACGCGACAGAGCTATGCGTCAGAGCGGCATGTCATATCGCACAG TTCACAGCTGAGAAGAGTAAGAAGCTGGAGAACCTGGGCACGGTGATGACGTTGTACTCCCGCCGCACCTTCAGCAAGGAGAGCTTCCAATGGACCAAGTGCGTCGTCAAATATCTCTGGGACACCTACTCGCATCTCTCGCTACAGATGCTCGCTTTCCTCGTTGAAGTGCTGGAAAAG GGTGCAGCGAGCCTGCAGCCTGCAGTGCTGTCCATCCTACACTGCATGCTGCACTACGTGGAACTGAACGCGCCAGCTGCGCAATCAGTCAACGCTGATCTCCTTCGTGCAGTATCCAAGTTCATTGgt caagataataataattacaaggAGGCGATGAAAATTCTCAAGCTGGTGGTAACTCGGTGTTCAACTCTAGTCGTGCCCCCGCACTGGGACAGCCACGCCTCCTCCATACTCGATACTGATCTGCACGGCAAGAAG GAGTTACCGGGCCGTACTATGGACTTCACTTTCGACCTGTCTCAGACGCCGGTCATCGGCCGCAAGTACCTGCCGAAGAGCGGCAGTCAGCCACCAACAGGACCTAGTTCCTTGTCCAATGCATCCTCAACGACTCCTGATAAAG GTTCATCGACATCGGGGTCTGCGTCAACAGTGGTAGGTCCGGAGAGCGGCGGGAGATGCGCCGGCGCAGGCAGCAGTgtggcgggggcgggggcgggggcgcaCAGCGCAGCCTCCCCTCGCCGCTCCCTCTCGCTCTCACCCGCTGACGCCCTCGCCTCGGGGTGGAAACGCCCCTGGATGTCGCAA AGCCGCGTGCGGGAATGTCTTGTTAACCTCTTGACCACATGTGGGCAAAGAGTAGGCCTGCCCAAAAGTCCATCT GATGATTTAATAACCACTTTATGTTCTAAG GTGATATTCAGCCAAAGCTCGGAGCTGTTGGAGCGAGAGTCGTCGATGACGTCATCGTTGGAGGAGGTCTCCGGCACGCCCGGCAACGAGCCCTCCGGCGGCGCTCCGCCCACTGACCACTTCGGTGTCTTTAAGGACTTTGATTTTCTTGAATATGAAAGCGAAAGCATAGAG GGCGAGAGTTCTGACAACTTCAATTGGGGCGTTCGCCGGCGACTGCCGAGTGAGGAGCGGCCGGCGGCGGGCTCGGGGGCGGGGACGAGCGCTCTAGACCGCAGCCCCCCACCACAGCGTGCGAGGCATCACCACCATAGGCTG TTAGGGCACGAGGACTCATCCGACGAGGAGGGCGTGTGGGAGGAAGGCGGGGCGCGCGGAGATGCGGACGCGAGTGGAGCcggggccggggccggggGCGGAGCGCACGAGCTCATGCTGCGTACACGCGCACACTCCTTTTCCAGCGCCTCCAGTGGTGAGCCCGATG GAGAGCGCGGCGATGTGACCCCAGTGCCGAGCGGTGGAGGAGGTGGGGGTGGTGTTAGCGGAGGTGTGGCCGCGAGCATCGCGTGCGTGGCTACAAGCGCCGCGCTGCGCGACGCTTGGCGCTGCTCGGTGGCCGCTCTGCTGCGTCACGCTGCACATCTGCCGCCGGTAGCTCTCGTGCACCGGCTGCACACCGTGCTCAAA GAGGTGACATGCAAGACTGTGTCGGTGTGCGGGGAGAGCGCACTggggggcgcgggggcggGCGAGCTGGCGGCGGTGGTAGCGCGGCTAGCGGGGGAGGAGCCACCGCTGCTGTGGGCGGGGCCTGCAGCCGCGGATTGTGCCCGCGTGCGCGATGCCGTGCGTTTTGCAGCTTTAGAGATCAATGAACATCTCGAGACGTACTTTGATCGACGCGAACACGCACTAGAg ATGCTGGAGCTGTCCCGCAGCGGCGAGGAGACAGCGCGCAGCCTTTACAAGCTCATCTTCCAGTTGTTACTTCTGCTCGAGACCAACAACAAGATGGTTGTCGCCGTCTATCACGCGGCACTCGATAATAGG GGTGTGGAGATGAGTGCTGCTGTGTGTGCAGTGCGCAATGCCCTCGCCGCCAGCGCTGCAGACTCGTGGGGTGAGATAGGCGAGGTGTGTGAGGGGGCGGAGCGGGGAGAGGGTGGCGAAGTGTCCACCTCCTCCTCGCCTGCCCCCACCCACCACGACGACGCCAAGCTCTCTCATCTGATGCAGCGACAGAG ATGGGCGGCCGCGTTGGCGCTGGTTCGTGAGCGTAATGCCGAGCGTATCTTGGAGCGCGGGGAACTCCCTGAGGATGACATCACCAGCTTACTGCACGTCTACTGCAAGGGTCTCGCACAAGCACATCCAG AAATGGTAGCCATCACTCGTCCGGTGAACGAGTTGTCGCAGAACTTGTCCTTCATGATGGAGAGTCTGTACAAGGTGTCTGTGGCACTGCAGCGTCAGGACTACTGA
- the LOC106715877 gene encoding GATOR complex protein NPRL2, producing the protein METRYYEGCGREGPIRCIFLGEFHPVAGPKIACQFPEDFISKDLFDSLSTYIIPKPILQKKNITFNAPAHKILGYPIYLKSPRYPRNVYVFNLCFVCDNWSRTVQYEPVVKKLGEHLITLEEESAFVSGGSSRMPTFLAHLLYDLNTYRKTTVTEGDTIIHVKVTEIRDDPSTVNDHDVPVLVASIGLPRPGNSSNLSEEPDSSSREDLRDELQDQQPMEIYTNSNWDLTTKQLLPYINGYYHVSKIAAKVNVEKTLVKACIQNLVYYGVVKLIPLLKFSNMYRATAKINRIKTDIELQNACLSFIQLKGKRKPRIEEVLLVLSLLQQGTSLRTVNERFHAICRRARFDVRNLIVFSQMHGLIRCLKKYPTYTRGRSRPATFGSEVKGLQKLFTGERCTDEICCLTSIDIPSLERIIEDDPNVAVIVC; encoded by the exons atggAAACACGGTATTATGAAGGTTGTGGACGAGAGGGACCCATAAGATGTATATTTCTTGGAGAATTTCATCCCGTCGCTGGACCTAAAATAGCATGCCAg TTCCCTGAAGATTTCATTTCAAAGGATTTATTTGATTCATTAAGCACATACATAATCCCCAAACcgattttacaaaagaaaaacataacttt CAATGCTCCAGCTCACAAGATATTGGGCTACCCGATCTACCTCAAGAGTCCGAGGTATCCACGAAATGTATATGTTTTCAACTTGTGCTTTGTCTGCGATAACTGGTCGCGGACTGTTCAGTATGAACCAGTAGTGAAGAAACTAGGAGAACATCTG ATAACATTAGAAGAAGAGAGTGCATTTGTGTCTGGAGGCTCATCACGTATGCCCACGTTCCTCGCTCACCTTCTGTACGACCTGAACACGTATCGCAAGACAACTGTCACAG AGGGGGACACAATTATACATGTGAAGGTGACAGAGATACGAGATGACCCAAGCACAGTTAACGATCATGATGTGCCGGTGTTGGTAGCGTCTATTGGTCTGCCGAGGCCTGGCAACTCTAGCAATCTCAGCGAGGAACCGGACTCCAGTTCCCGTGAGGATCTCAGGGATGAGCTGCAGGATCAACAGCCAATGGAAATATACACTAATTCTAACTGGGACCTTACCACCAAACAG CTTCTGCCATACATCAACGGGTATTACCACGTGTCTAAGATTGCGGCTAAAGTGAATGTTGAAAAAACTCTTGTCAAAGCTTGCATTCAGAACTTAGTCTACTATGGAGTG GTGAAACTTATACCTTTGCTGAAATTCAGCAACATGTACCGAGCTACCGCTAAAATAAATCGCATCAAAACAGACATCGAATTACAGAACGCTTGTCTCTCTTTTATTCAACTCAAAGGCAAGAGAAAG CCACGGATAGAGGAGGTGCTGCTGGTGCTCAGTCTGCTGCAGCAGGGCACCTCACTGCGCACTGTCAACGAGCGCTTCCACGCAATCTGCCGTCGTGCACGCTTCGACGTACGCAACCTCATCGTCTTCTCGCAGATGCACGGTCTCATACGCTGTCTCAAGAA ATATCCGACGTACACACGAGGGCGGTCGAGGCCTGCTACATTCGGATCCGAAGTGAAAGGTTTACAGAAGCTGTTCACAGGAGAGAGGTGCACAGATGAGATCTGCTGCCTCACCTCCATTGATATACCCTCGCTGGAGCGCATCATTGAGGATGACCCCAATGTTGCAGTCATAGTgtgttaa